The Cyclobacterium amurskyense genome contains the following window.
GTATTTCTAAAGTACCTTAAGACAACACCGGAAAAGTTTATTTCTGTAGCTATTTCTTTCCAGTTAATAATTTTATCTAAGCTTAGCTCATTTATTAGTAATCCATTGACCCCTATTTGTTCATTGAAAATGGTATTGATTTCTTTCTCTTTTTTATCAAAAGTTTTCATAATTACTGTTTCTGCCGGAAACCCTTGCTGTAGCAATGAGCCTTCAATTTTTGCATTACCATCTTCCATTAATATTATTGAAGTAATGATTTTTGTTGTGTTGAAGACAGGATCAGAATAGGAGGGAGTATGGTCAATTTTTCCTCCTTCGGGGGTAATAACCAATACTTTTCGGTTTTTGGTGAATGCACCTAAAAACCCGGCAGGAAGGTGATTGGAAGTGCATTCAAGCCAGTAGCGATTTTTGCCGGAATTTATTCGAAGGATGGCATGGTTAAACTGATTGGAGGGAAAATCCTCATCAAAGGAGGTGTCCTTCCCTGCATTCACTAAGGTATAATCAGCACTTATACCTACCTCAGAAAGCATGGCCTTCATGAATAAGGTTAAACCTTTGCAATCCCCATATTTCTTTGACAACACTTCAGCACTTTCCATAGGCCGCCAGCCACCAATCCCCAACTGAATGCTGACATAGCGATAGTTGTTTTGCAGGTACTTGTATAGGATTTGAATTTTCTCAATGTCTGAACCTGCATCCTTAACCATTAGCTTAACTTCCTGTTTGAATTCTTCGGGTAAGTTTGTCCTTTCTTTATTAAGTTGGTAAAACCATAGCCCAAAATTCTCCCAGGTATCCATACTAGCCTCAAATCCATCTATACCAAACTTTACTGGTGCGAGCTTTATTTTGGTTAACTCAGTATCCTTGGCGTCAGTAGTAGATGGTGGGTGGTTGTGTGTAGTCCAAAGAAGGGTTTGGGTTTCAGTATCTGACGACTCATTAAAGTCGCCCTCGAAAAGTTGTGTTTTGTACCGAATTCCTAATGCCTTAGGATAGTTAACTTCTAAACTGGCCTGCTCAACCTTTTGATGATGAAAGTTTTGAGGGTTCCAACTAGGGAAATAAAAATTGCCTGATTTTTTTATACGGGCGGTCATCTCTACCTTTATGGGAAAGGAGGATGCTTCCGGGGTAAAATACATTACTTCTAAATCTTGATAAATACTTCCGTTATCAATCAGTGCTCTTTTTTCAAGGTCTTTAGTTTTATATTTTTTTATGGTTTTGCCATTATTTGAGTTTACTACCTTAACTTCAAAATTATCTAAGCTTGTGAATTGATCTATAATAAAATGTTGCGATGCGTGTGACAATCCTTTTGAATCATAAATCGTAGTTACTTGATTTATTTCCAACTCATAAGAATAATCTTCCAATAAGGTGATTTTACTTTGCTTTGTTAAATTAGAATATACGGGTATAGATATATTTTCCCTATTTAAATTAATAGGAATAGAAGATAAACTTAAAAAAATATATAAAAATAATGCGCTAAACATTTACTGTTTTTATCTGCTTCCATTGAATATAATTATTTATTTTAATAAATAAAAAAAACATCAATTGATTTACTAGTTGGTTTTTTTGAATCCTATTAATAGAAGAAGGTATCCGATCCGTTGGAAAAGTATGGTTTTTTTGTTTTTACAATTTTTCAGCTCAAATTAACTGTCTCACAATGACTGTTTTCAACATGAAAGAAATT
Protein-coding sequences here:
- a CDS encoding DUF3857 domain-containing transglutaminase family protein, with the protein product MEDYSYELEINQVTTIYDSKGLSHASQHFIIDQFTSLDNFEVKVVNSNNGKTIKKYKTKDLEKRALIDNGSIYQDLEVMYFTPEASSFPIKVEMTARIKKSGNFYFPSWNPQNFHHQKVEQASLEVNYPKALGIRYKTQLFEGDFNESSDTETQTLLWTTHNHPPSTTDAKDTELTKIKLAPVKFGIDGFEASMDTWENFGLWFYQLNKERTNLPEEFKQEVKLMVKDAGSDIEKIQILYKYLQNNYRYVSIQLGIGGWRPMESAEVLSKKYGDCKGLTLFMKAMLSEVGISADYTLVNAGKDTSFDEDFPSNQFNHAILRINSGKNRYWLECTSNHLPAGFLGAFTKNRKVLVITPEGGKIDHTPSYSDPVFNTTKIITSIILMEDGNAKIEGSLLQQGFPAETVIMKTFDKKEKEINTIFNEQIGVNGLLINELSLDKIINWKEIATEINFSGVVLRYFRNTNKRVFIPMSWFNWKINMEAPTGNYVEEISIKKHRALDVESIPKNITINKEKFDINLEIAIDEENILIKKYIKVKDTISLSSEEQKALLIAINETLKGELILTKQ